In Actinomycetes bacterium, the DNA window GGCCTCGAGCTCGGCCTCGACCTCGTAGCCGTGCACGTGCAGCTCGTCGTCGACGTCGCTGGTCACGATCAGGCGCACCTGGCTGTCCTTCGCGACCTCGACCCGCCGCGGCTCCGGCTCGACCTTGCCGTCGGTGACGGCGACGCTGATCTCCACCGCCTGCTCGGTCTCGGTCGCCGGGCTGGACGATGCCGAGCCACCGGTCGTCGCCGAGGCGCTGGCCGTCGTGCCGGCGTCGCCGGGGTCGTCGTCGCCCGAGGCGCAGCCGCCGAGGGCGAGCACCAGGACGAGACCGGCCAGCAGGCAGGAACCGCGGCGGATCATGCGCCCAGGATGGCATGCAGTCCCTCTGCGGACGGGCCCGACGTGCCACGATGCAGGGATGGCCGACCGGCTGACTCCGCTCGACGTGTCGTTCCTCTACTTCGAGGAGCCCACGACGCCGATGCACGTCGGCGGCGTGGCCGTCTTCCGGGAGCCGGCGGACGGCTTCGACCTCGAGCAGCTGGTCGAGCTGATCTCCCAGCGCATCGCGTTCGTGCCGCGCTACCGCCAGCGGGTGCGGTGGGTGCCGGGGCGGCTCGCCAACCCGGTCTGGGTCGACGACGAGCACTTCGACGTCTCCTACCACGTGCGGCGGTCCGCACTGCCGCGACCGGGCACCGACCTGCAGCTGGCCGAGCTCGTCGCGCGGGTGCAGAGCCGCCCGCTCGACCGCACCCGGCCGCTGTGGGAGATGTACCTCGTCGAGGGACTGTCCGACGGCCGGTTCGCGGTCATCAGCAAGACCCACCACGCGATGGTCGACGGCATCGCCGCGGTGGACATCGGCCAGGTCATCCTCGACACGACACCGGCGCGCCGGCACCCGCCCGCCGACACCTGGCGACCCGCTCCCGAGCCGTCGTGGGTCGAGCTGGTGGCCGGTGCGGTCGCCGAGACGGTCCGCCGTCCGACCGCGGCGATCGACGCGGTCCGCGGCGGGATCGGCGAGGTGCAGCACACCCTTGGCCGGGCGGTCTCGGCGGCCGGCGGCCTGCTCGCCGCCGCGCGCACCGCGGCGCGGTCCGCCCCGGACAGCCCGCTCAACGCGGTGATCGGCGAGCAGCGGCGCTACGCGACGGCCACGTTCGACCTCGACGACCACCGCCGCATCCGCAAGGCGCACGGGGGCACCGTCAACGACGTGGTCCTCGCCACCGTCGCCGGTGCGATGCGCGCGTGGCTGCTGACCCGAGGTGAGAAGGTCTCCACGTCGACCACGGTCCGCGCCCTGGTGCCGGTCAGCGTGCGCAGCGAGGGCGACGGCGGGCAGCCCACCGGCAACCGCGTCTCGAGCTACCTGGTCGACCTCCCGGTGGGGGAGCCGAGCCCGGTCATGCGGCTGCACCAGGTCTCCTACCGGATGCAGGCGCACAAGGACACCGGCCAGGCGGTCGGCGCCGAGGCGCTGGCGGGGCTGGCCGGCTTCTCCCCGCCGACCCTGCACGCCCTCGGCGCCCGGGTGGCGAGCGGGCTGTCCAAGCGCTGGTTCAACCTGGTGGTCACCAACGTGCCCGGCCCCCAGCAGCCGCTCTACGCCGGCGAGGCGCGGATGCTCGCCGCCTACCCGGTCGTCCCGCTGGCCAAGGGGCAGGCCCTGAGCATCGGCCTGACGTCGTACGACGGGAAGGTGTTCTACGGCCTCAACGCCGACCGCGACGCGATGCCCGACGTCGACGTGCTCGCGCAGTGCCTCGGCGACGCGCTCGGCGAGCTGCTGGAGGCGACCCGCTGATGGGCGGTCGGGCACCCAGGCGGCGCGGGCTGGTGCTCGGCGCGGGCGGCGTGCTTGGGGCGGCCTGGACCATCGGGGCGCTGAAGGCGCTGATCGAGGTCGAAGGCTTCGACCCCGCGGAGGCCGACGTCGTCGTGGGTACGTCGGCCGGCTCGGTCCTGGCAGCGCTGATCGGCGGCGGTCTCACGGTCGACGACCTGATCGCCCACCAGCGGGGCATGCCGCTGCCGCGCGAGCTGGCCCTCGAGTGGAGCTACGACGAGTCGACGGGCGGCTCCCACCCCGGCCGGCCTCGGCTGGCCGTGGGGTCACCGGCCCTGCTGCGGCGCTCGATCGCCCGGCCGCGCGCCGTCCCGCCCCTCGCCGTCCTCGCCGCGCTCACCCCGACCGGCACCGGCACCCTCGCCGAGGTGGGCGCGATGGTGCGGTCGGTGGCGTCCGACGGCGCCTGGGCGCAGACCGCGAGCGGCGGTCAGGTCTGGATCGTCGCCATGGACTACGAC includes these proteins:
- a CDS encoding wax ester/triacylglycerol synthase family O-acyltransferase, producing MADRLTPLDVSFLYFEEPTTPMHVGGVAVFREPADGFDLEQLVELISQRIAFVPRYRQRVRWVPGRLANPVWVDDEHFDVSYHVRRSALPRPGTDLQLAELVARVQSRPLDRTRPLWEMYLVEGLSDGRFAVISKTHHAMVDGIAAVDIGQVILDTTPARRHPPADTWRPAPEPSWVELVAGAVAETVRRPTAAIDAVRGGIGEVQHTLGRAVSAAGGLLAAARTAARSAPDSPLNAVIGEQRRYATATFDLDDHRRIRKAHGGTVNDVVLATVAGAMRAWLLTRGEKVSTSTTVRALVPVSVRSEGDGGQPTGNRVSSYLVDLPVGEPSPVMRLHQVSYRMQAHKDTGQAVGAEALAGLAGFSPPTLHALGARVASGLSKRWFNLVVTNVPGPQQPLYAGEARMLAAYPVVPLAKGQALSIGLTSYDGKVFYGLNADRDAMPDVDVLAQCLGDALGELLEATR
- a CDS encoding patatin-like phospholipase family protein, giving the protein MGGRAPRRRGLVLGAGGVLGAAWTIGALKALIEVEGFDPAEADVVVGTSAGSVLAALIGGGLTVDDLIAHQRGMPLPRELALEWSYDESTGGSHPGRPRLAVGSPALLRRSIARPRAVPPLAVLAALTPTGTGTLAEVGAMVRSVASDGAWAQTASGGQVWIVAMDYDTGRRVAFGREGAPVAALDEAVTASCAIPGWYAPVLVDGRRYVDGGTLSTTSVDLLAREGLDEVYVLAPMAAFVADRPRTVAARLERRWRRQVTRRLVGECQTLSRAGTSVTVLGPGPEDLVEIGANMMDPRRRLAVLETSLRTSRAALSEPSPDDIGRKV